The genomic DNA CCGTTGCAGACATTGATCGATGGCACGCATGACCTGGCGAGAGGACCCTCTTCCATCCGCAAACGGTCGCTGAATGTCGTGTGGTTCCTCGATGCCGTCTAAGGAGATCATGAGCCGAATAGAGCGATCCTGGATCGCCTTGATTTTTGCGGCATCCAGTAGAGTGCCATTGCTGAGAATGACTTCGTCTAAAGCGAGGGAAGTCGCGTCGGCTAGACGACAAGCGTGCTCATGCAAGGCCATGATGAGCCCAAATTGCAGGAGCGGTTCGCCGCCGGCATACTTGATCTGTATCTTTTGGTAGCCGTGTCGTATGGCCGATCGGAATATAGCCTCCAAGGCTTGCAGCCCTACTTCGCGGGGCATATGCTCCTGAGTTTTGCCGAGGTAGCAGTATGAACAGCGGAGATTACACGCGTTGGTGACGTGGAGCCACGCGATGAGGGTTCTTCTCTGTGGAAGGGCTTGCCGACTTGTTTCGCTCACCGATCTGATCAGACCGGTATGTGCCAGCCTGATAATGGCAGATCGCCGGCCGTCGCTGTTGCGAGAGAGGGCAGACTCCACGTGAACGGGATACGCGAACTCCTGCCAGAGTTCCCAGGCCGTTTGATTGAGCACGGCCACGGGAATCGGCCCCAAAGGGTTATAGAGCCCATGCCAATAGGGGTGGCTGGGGGACGAGATGATCTCCCGAGCATCGGTGACGGCCTGCCAGGTGCCCGGCGTCATTGTCGGCGCATAGCAGGGAAGGTCTAGCGCGCATGCGCAGTCGCAGTCTGATGTATGCAACTGCTCTGTTGTCGGATACAGTACGATGGGTGGATCTAAGCACGTCATCGCTGCGGTGCTCCTTGTCGGTCAGCGACTAGCCTTTCGTGCAGAGTCAGCGAACCCGTTTGCATCGCGGGCTACGCACCACGGCTATTATCGCTGACCCACAGTTCTGGGGGACCGAATCGCTCGTTTAACCAGCGGATTAGACGGGTTTGTCGCCCCCTCAGAGGGTGATCTTCTGGAACGGTCTTCTTCAGCTCTTCCTCCGCTTTCAGTGCGCTCTCATAGAATGCTGGGAGCAGTTCCCTTTCCCAATTCCGACTTCTGCGGAGTCGATTCTCAAGGCCAATCTCCGCGCGCCGCAGATCGTAAGAGGGTTGTCCGATTAAGCAATTATACTCTAAGGATAGCGTGGCGTGCCAGGCTGCTCTCTTGACCGCTTCTGGATCCGCTCGCCACTCGCCGCGGAGTTGCTCATAGCAACGCAGCATTTCCATTTTCCCCAGCACGACCCAAAGCATGAGCTCGGCCCGGTTTGTTTCAATGATTGGAGGATAGTCAGGTTGCCACAAGTAGTCCTCGCCAATGGCCTGCTCGACCAATGCACAGATCTCCTCGATTTTCTCGGGTCGTTCTCGCTGGTAATGGTAGTGCCATCCGAGGTTCGTTAAGGCGAGGGTTGGCCAGAATGGGCTGCCGCCGATTTGGTTGATCTGGGTTCTCACTTGGGGAAACCAACCGCTTTTGCGGCGTTCGATTCCAGAGGCTTGCAACAGCCTTCCTTCGGCTCTTTGATGTGCAGTGCGGTTCTTTTCTTTATCCGAGTCTCTGGTCACCCAAGCCACCTCGCGCCATAGGCACCCACTTTCGTTCAGGGCGGAAACCCAAGACTCTCGATCTGGTGTGCCTCTAAGCAGCTCAATGGCACCTGCTTTGATTTCCTCTTTTAATAAGAATATGCCCAATCTTTCCCCTGTGTATTCACTGCCCTCCAGATGTGCCAAAGCTCTGGGCAGGACTTCATGCCATCTGGCGCGCCATTGTGATAGGGCCTCACTCACCTCCTCATTCCATTGATAGCGCAGGGCTCGCGCCATGGTGATGCGTACAAGGCCCTCCAGACGATGGTCTGGATATTCTCGCAGTAGCTCCAAAGCTTCCTCCGCAAAGCTCAGCCCCTTTTCCGGATCGCCGGCGCGAGTTTCCAGGATGGCTCGTACATTCAGAGCTCGGACTTGGTCATATACACTGTGGTTACGGACTGCATAGTTCAGGGCTTCCTTGGCTGTTTCACGCCCGTGTCG from Chloroflexota bacterium includes the following:
- a CDS encoding radical SAM protein codes for the protein MTCLDPPIVLYPTTEQLHTSDCDCACALDLPCYAPTMTPGTWQAVTDAREIISSPSHPYWHGLYNPLGPIPVAVLNQTAWELWQEFAYPVHVESALSRNSDGRRSAIIRLAHTGLIRSVSETSRQALPQRRTLIAWLHVTNACNLRCSYCYLGKTQEHMPREVGLQALEAIFRSAIRHGYQKIQIKYAGGEPLLQFGLIMALHEHACRLADATSLALDEVILSNGTLLDAAKIKAIQDRSIRLMISLDGIEEPHDIQRPFADGRGSSRQVMRAIDQCLQRGLVPEISVTLSAENAAGLPNTVSYLLERDLPFSLNFYRENAHASSSEGLQLRQQMTIQAIQEALGVIERNLPSRSLLGSFIDRSSFMAPHGHTCSVGLDYLVIGPHGEIAKCPMELHHPITHTLVEDPLKTIRRDKKGVQNPHVDAKAGCQDCEWRYWCGGGCPLVAYYTTGRYDVKSPYCEIYKAIYPEVLRLEVLRLIRQYDSFLQERSAL